One window of Equus quagga isolate Etosha38 chromosome 4, UCLA_HA_Equagga_1.0, whole genome shotgun sequence genomic DNA carries:
- the TIMMDC1 gene encoding complex I assembly factor TIMMDC1, mitochondrial — MPAGSERAMEVRPPAPRCLFCRALGPFPRVFAAGAVAADSEALAEDRKLPSYVPEPHYPESGWDRLRELFVKDEHERPSKELENIYRAALSAGIIGWAYGGVPAFIHAKQRYIEQSQAEIYHNQFDAVQSAHRAAVRGFIRYGWRWSWRTTVFVTIFNTVNTGLNVYRDKNALSHFVVAGAVTGSLFRINLGLRGLVAGGIIGALLGTPVGSLMMALQKYYGETVQERKQKDRKALHELKVEEWKARLQFTELLPEEIESSLQKNQSKDDAEKIEALLNLPRNPPSTDKQDKD; from the exons ATGCCTGCAGGTTCGGAGAGGGCCATGGAGGTGCGGCCGCCGGCGCCACGGTGCCTCTTTTGTAGGGCGTTGGGTCCTTTCCCTCGGGTCTTTGCTGCGGGAGCTGTGGCCGCCGATTCGGAGGCCCTTGCGGAGGACCGGAAGCTGCCTTCCTACGTCCCAGAACCCCATTACCCGGAATCCGGATGGGACCGCCTCCGGGAGCTGTTTGTCAAAGA TGAACATGAGAGACCTTCAAAGGAACTTGAGAATATTTATCGAGCGGCACTTTCAGCAGGCATCATTGGCTGGGCATATGGAGGAGTACCAGCTTTTATTCATGCTAAACAGCGCTACATTGAGCAGAGCCAAGCAGAAATTTATCATAACCAGTTTGATGCTGTG CAATCTGCACATCGTGCTGCCGTGCGAGGCTTCATCCGGTATGGCTGGCGCTGGAGTTGGAGAACCACAGTGTTTGTGACTATATTCAA CACGGTGAACACTGGTCTAAATGTGTACCGGGATAAAAATGCCCTGAGCCATTTTGTCGTTGCAGGAG ctgtCACAGGAAGTCTTTTTAGAATAAACTTAGGCCTGCGTGGCCTGGTGGCTGGTGGCATAATTGGAGCCTTGCTAGG CACTCCTGTAGGAAGTCTGATGATGGCACTGCAGAAGTACTATGGTGAGACCGttcaggagagaaaacagaaggatcGGAAAGCACTCCATGAGCTGAAAGTGGAAGAGTG GAAAGCCAGACTACAATTTACTGAGCTCCTCCCTGAAGAAATTGAAAGCAGCTTACAGAAAAATCAATCGAAGGATGAtgctgagaaaattgaagcactGCTAAATCTTCCTAGAAACCctccatcaacagataaacaaGACAAGGACTGA